DNA sequence from the Paraburkholderia azotifigens genome:
GAAGCGGTCGATCTTCAGCTGCTTCACGCGGAAGCGCTGCAGATAGGCGAGGCTCGAATAGCCGGTGCCGAAGTCGTCGATCGAAATCTCGAAGCCGCTGTTCTGGAACTCGCGGATCATTTCCGTCGTCTTCGCGGCGTCCTGCATCGCGACCGTTTCGGTGATCTCGAACATGATCTGGCTGCAATCGACGCCTTCCGTGTGCACGATCTCCAGCGTCTTCGCGACGAGATCGGGCTGCGTCATCTGACGCGGCGACAGATTGATCGCGACTTTCATCGTCGGCAATCCCGACGCTTCCCAGCGGCGGATCTGCCGGCACGTCTCGCGCACGACCCAATAGCCGATCTGCACGATCTGCCCCGAGCGTTCCGCGATCGGGATGAAGTCCATCGGCGCGAGCACGCCGATCTCCGGGTGATTCAGGCGGATCAGCGCTTCCGCGCCTGCCACCTCGCCGCTGTCGCCGCGGAACTTCGGCTGGAAGTGCAGCGAGAAATAGTGCTTGCTGAGCGCTTCATGCAGCGCGCTCTGGATCTTGAGCGTGCGCATCGCGGCTTCGTTCATGTGCGCTTCGAAGAAGCGGTAGGTGCTGCGGCCGCCGCGCTTCGCTTCGTACATCGCGGCGTCGGCGTGCTTGAGCAGTTCGTCGACGGAGTGGCCGTCCTGCGGATACAGCGCAATGCCGATGCTCGGCATGACCTGCAACGTCTGGCTTTGCGTCTCGATGCCCTTGCGCATTCTTTCGAGCACGGCTTCCGCCATCTTCTCGGCGTCTTGCGGCGCGCCGAGATTTTCGGCCAGCACGACGAACTCGTCGCCGCCGAGCCGCGCGACGGTATCGACGTTGCGCACGCATTGGCGCAGGCTGTGCGAGAACGACTTCAGGACTTCGTCGCCGAATGCGTGGCCGAGCGAATCGTTGATCGTCTTGAAGCCGTCGAGATCCATGAACAGGATCGAGAAGCCCCGGCCGTCGAGCTTCGACGCGTGAATCGCGCGCTCGATGCGCTCCGTCAGCGTGAGGCGGTTCGGCAGATCGGTGAGCGTGTCGTAGGTGGCGAGGCGCACGATCTGGTTGTTCAGCAGCGATACGGAACCGGTGAGGAAGGTCGTGCGCGCATCGAAGCGCGACAGGATCAGCGTGACGATCAGAATCGCAAAGGTGAACAGGACGATGGTCGTCGCGAGCCATTGCGCGTTGACGCCGCGCGCCGCGCCGCACACCGAGCCGGGCAGGAAATCGGCAGCCGCCATGCCCGTGTAGTGCATGCCCGTGATCGCGAGTCCCATTACGCACGCTGCGCCGATGCGTTTGAGCAGCACGCGATGCTGGTTCGAGTCGCGCAGCGTGTGCGCGATCCACAGCGCGGCCATCGAAGCCGCAATCGCAATCGCGATAGAAGCGACGAAGAGTCCCGGCCGATACCGAATGCCCGGCTCCATTTGCATCGCGGCCATGCCCGTGTAGTGCATGCCGGCGATGCCGAAGCCCATCAGCACGCCGCCCGTGACGAGACGCTGAATGGAGAGCTTTGGACGCGCCACCTGGAAGAGCGCGAAGTACGACACGATCATCGCGATGCCGAGCGAGTAGCCGGTGATCGCGAAGTCGTAGCCGAGGGGAATCGGCAGCGAGAAGGCAAGCATGCCGATGAAGTGCATCGACCAGACGCCCGTGCCCATTGCCGCTGCGCCGCCTGCGAGCCAGAGGTGGCGCAGGCGTGCCGATGCCATTGTCGAAATACGTCCGGCCAGGTCGAGCGCCGTGAATGAAGCTAGTGTTGCGACGGCGAGCGACACGACAACCAGACCCAGATTGTAAGTGCTCTGCATGTCAGTTCCGTCGCGAAAGGAAAGTCCCTCAACTGGTTATCGGCAGCATTATTCAAATGTTGAGCAATTTTTTAAAGGGGGCATTCAAAATTTATTGAAGCATCTTTGAAGCCGCTTTCAGGTTTTTTGAAGCATTTTATCGGCGTGTAATTGCCTGTGAGGTATTCCGCAGACGATTGCACGCCGTTCAACGGTATCACTCAGGGTTGTTGTTGCACTTCTGTTCAGGCGCTTGCTTCCTGCATTTGGAGCAGGGAGTGGATCGTGCCGCGCGTTGCGTCATTGCAATGCGGGCTCGCGCAATAGCCGACGAATAGTGTATCGGCCGGATATTCGCGTAATTTAGATCCGGTAATGTTCCGATGCGGCGGATTGGTCGCGCGAGGATTGGCGGCGGGTAGGGCGCTGACGACGGATAGAGCCGCACATTGATGTGTGGCGAGAGCAGGGCCTGCTACTTCATTGCGATCGTCGGGTGGGGACCGCTAACCATATCGGCGCGGATCGAGGGCGGAAACGCATCCGGGCTCATTTGCCGGATTGCTCCGTGCCATTCGGGGCTGGACCGTATGCGGCGTTTGCGTTGGCTTCCGACAAGTGCACAGAGTTATCGCCCTATGACGGAAGGCTTAGATTCTCTTCCCTGAGAGCCGTCTATGGTTAAGACGTGCGCTCTCCTTTTACGCACCGGGCTTACTGGCCCACTGGCGGTTCTTTAGGTGCTTCTGTCTCCTTGGACGCCAAGCGCGGACTCACCGCGTTACGTTTTCTTCGCTTGCGCCGATAGAAGGGCGAAGTCAAAAAACGATGCTCCCGCAACCGCGTTTCCACACCAGGCGGAATCGCCGGCCACGTATTTCGTGACGCGACGCCGGCCTCTTCGCCCATTCCCAGCGTCATACCGGCAGCAAGAACCGAAGTCGGATTTTCTCTTGAAGGAGTTGGCCATGAAGACAATGTTTCTCCTGTCTGCAACGCTTCTGGGTGCCGTTTCCCTGGCGAGCGTCGCGCAGACACAAGACACGTCCGGACAGCAGGACGCGCAATCGGCATCGGTCTCTACGAGTGCCTCCCCAGGCTCGAATTCGAATACCTCTCCGGGCACGTCCGGATATGGCGGTGTGGCCGGGGGCACGGGCACGAGTGGTAGTTTGACTCACCCGGGATGGGCCAATTGCGGCCACCTGCCTCAATGCAGCCCGGATAGCGGGCACTGAAATGTGATTCGATGGCGGCGATTTTGCGAATAGAAGTGAGTTATCCGCGAACTCGCCGCCAGCGGTTTGCCATTCGATATGGCCGGTTATCTTCGCTCAGGATGAAGATATTGGTAATCGTTAAGACGCATTTCCTGCGGTGTGATCTCATAGGCGCGTCGGAACGCACGCGTAAAGTCGGATGCGCTTTTGAAGCCGACTGAATAGCCAATGTCTTTGACTGGGACTTGCGGAAATCGAATGAGATCGTCTGCGGCGGCGCGCAAGCGAAGATGACGGATGTAAGCGCCAAGGCCGCCTTCATGCTCGAACAGCCGATAGATCGTGCTGCGCGGAAGCCCCAGCGATTCGATGACGCTCTCGGGCGAGAGTCCGCCCTCCTGCAGGTTGGCGCGCACATGGCGTCGTGCGCTTTCGAACATGAGCGCGCGGTAAACGGCTCGCGTGCTGCCACTCAAACCCGCTTCTTCCCCGAATGCATCCGCGATCAGTTGAACGAGATCGGCGACACCGCGACGAGCGTCCTCGAACAGCATGTGCCGGAAGTTCTCGACCAGCGTCCGGGCACGATGGACGATAAGTCGCGTGCCTGGCCTGTTCGGGTCGAGCATGCGGCCGTGTATTGCTCCCGGGTCGGCGAATATGTGCGCCAGCCGGTCGCGGGGCACGACGAGCGTGATGTACCGGCATGCGTGACGCAGCAGACGTATGGGTTGATCGAGATCCGTGGCAAATACGCTGCCCCCCGACACGATGTACTCACGCCTCGTGGCGTGCGTCATTGCCGAGTGAGATTGATCATCCAGGAAAATGGTAAAGCCGATGCCGCGTGCGGTATCGCGCGAAATGCGGGCGATGGTGCGCTCGATGACGACCTGGTCCGTATAGGTGTCGCTCATACGGAATTCGCCGATATCGTAGCGGTCGTTGACGCAGATAAACGGCTGTCGGACCTGCTCACGCGAAGGCACTATTTCGATGATATGACCAAGCTGCTCCCAATAAGCCAGGAGCTGCTGCCGCGGTGGCAGCCCGGCGGCATCGAATCGGCTATAGGCAATGCCGTTCGCGAGCATAAATAGTGATCCTGTGGCGACTGAGGGCGACAAGCATGCTGTTCGTTATCGGAAGACGGGCGGTGGCTTACTCATTATCCGATGTGATACTGCGCTGACGCTGCACGATGTTGCAGGATCTTATAACGGCGAATTTCGTCGAAACTGAAAGACCTTAAACCCTTGTTAGATTTTGCAGGGAAGGACACGTACCATGAGAAACGCGTCAAGAATCGCTTCAATACTTCCTGCTTTTGTAATTTTGCTCGCCGGCTGCGCCACCCGCGGCATGCCGTATGCTGGTCCGCACCTCACTCCGGCAGAGTGCCGCGATCTGGCTGCGCTCAGGACAAACGCGCCCCCGACGATGGCGCAACACCAGAGCGAACTCGCGGCACTACGAAAAGCGGGCTACGACCCGTCACCGTGGTATGACCCGTACTATCCGGATGATCTGCAAGCGGCACAGCATCTCGTCGACTACTGGTTCCAAACGGAGTGCCAGCACCTTCAACCCGGCTGAGATAGCCAAGAAGGCCGGCGCGGCCTCAGCCAACGCATTCTCATTACAAACAGGATCGGCAATCTGCGTTTGTGGCCAAAAACTCTCGACGCCGCGCCAACAATAGCCGTGTGCACAGCGGCGGTTGGTATGCTCGGCGTGTGACGGACGCTGGGTTCAGATTCGATATCTGAATCTCGTTCGCACCGATGCATACGCTCACCGATAACCGCTTTATGAACGCTTCGAGAGGGTCGTTTGGCAGCAAACCGGGTCGTCCTGACAAGGTCGAAAGCGGCCACTTGCAGGCGGCCGGGAATCCCGTTTTCAGGAGGCGGCTCAGGGATGAAGTCAAGGCGCTGCTTCCGGACATTTTTTTCCTTTCGCTTTTGCATCGAAAGGAAATAGGGCGTTTTCCGAATCTCTTTCGACCGCGTACTTACAACGAACACATTCTCAAAAGAAGCCTCGCGCCTGACCCGCGATATGCACGCTTGAGCGACAAGCTCGCAGTGCGCGACTATGTACGCGGCGTGCTGGGGCAAGCGTTTCTCGTGCCGCTGATTTCCGCGCCCGCGGAATTCACGCCTGCGGTGTTCGATGGTCTTCCGGACTCGTTTGTCATGAAGGCCAATCACGGAAGCTCGTTCGTCAAGCTCGTGCACGATAAATCCGAAGTCAGCTTCGAGGCATTGCAACACCTTGCTTCCCGGTGGCTGTTGACGAACTTCTACAGAAACGCGCGTGAGCGTCACTACAAGCATATCGCGCCGCGTCTGTTCTTCGAATCGCTGTTGCTCGACAGGAGCGGAAACATTCCTGCCGACTATAAGGTGCATTGCTTCCGTCGCAATTCGGAACGGCCGCGGATGTACATCCAGCACATTAGCGATCGATTCGGGCCGGACACGCGCGGCAATATCTATGACGTGGACTGGAACCACCTGGACCTGGCGATTGGCGAATATGTTCGTAGTGCGGTTCCGGCCCCCCCGCCTGCCAACCTGGCCGCGCTGCTCGAGGCAGCCGCCGCGCTCTCCGAAGGTTTCGACTATGTTCGGGTCGATCTGTATGTTCCCGACGACGACATATATTTTGGAGAGTTGACCTTTACTCCGGGCGCGGGCGTCGCGCCGATGTTCCCCGACCAGATGGACTTCGAGTGGGGCGAATTCTTCGCGTCTACAGTCCGTCATTCCCCTACGCCTGAATTGTAGGTGTCGCGCGTGCGCGTTCGCGCACGTGCCATTCGACATCCCCGATTTTTCCCGACCGCGCGACACATACGCGTCGCGCGCGTACGCCTTTCTTTCGCCGAGCTGCACTTCTTCCGCGTAAACCCGCTTGCACCTTATTTTTGACGTGAAGGACGGCGACGCGGGCGAGATCGTGTTGTCGAGCAAGGTGGATGGCACGTTTCTGCCGACGTACCTGAAGAATCCCGACGCCACCCGAGCCGCATTGCGCAACGGCAGGTTGCATACGGGCGACCGCGCGCGGCGCGATGCCGACGGCGATTTCTTCTTCATCGGCCGGCAGACGGACAGCATGCGGGTTCGCGGCGAGAACGTATCGGCGTGGGAGATCGAGCGCATTTTCGCGGAGCATCCGGCCATTCACGCCAGCGCGGCGATCGGCGTGGCATCGGCTATCGGCGAGCAGGACATTCTGCTCAACGTGCAGTTCAAGGGCGAACCCGTGGACTGGGAGACCATGCACGCGTGGGCGCGCGAGCGGCTCGCGAGTTTCCAGTTGCCGCGCTATTACCGTGCGGTGGACAGCTTCGAGCTGACGGCGAGCGAGCGCATCAAAAAGCATCTGCTGTCGCGCAGCGCCGACGATGCCTGGGATCGCATGGACAAGACGCGGGCGTGATATCGCGATTCGATACTGCTTTAGGGTCATGCGATAATTCGCCAACAATCGACAAGATGAACATGTGATGACCGACGCGCCTAAAGTTCCGCGCAAGCGCAAGAGCCCAGCGACGAAGCCGCAGGCCGAGGCGGCGGATCCGAGTGCCTCTTCGCTGTACGTGCAATCCGTCGAAAAGGCGATGAAAGTGCTCACCGCGTTCGACGGCAGCAAGCGTCAGTTGTCGCTGTCCGAGATTGCCTCGATCACGGGTTTCGACCTGAGCGCGACGCAGCGCTTCACGTTCACGCTCGCGGCGCTCGGCTACCTCTTCAAGGATGCCGACAGCCGCAAGTACGAACTGTCGCCCAAGCTGCTGGACTTCACCTACCATTACCTGACGTCCAACGAACTCGTGAGCCGCGCGACACCTTATCTCCAGCAACTCGGCTCGGAGACGGAGGAGGCCACCAATCTCACCGTGCTCGACGACACCGACATCGTGTTCGTGCTGCGGATCGTGAGCCGCAACGTGTTCAACGCCCACGTGATTACGGGCTCGCGTCTGCCCGCATACTGCACTGCGCCTGGGCTCGCCATCCTGGCGACGCTGCCCGACGCAGAGATCGACGACATCCTGTCGCGTACGAATCTCGTGCCGTATACGCCGTCGACCGTGTACCAGCCGCGCAAGATCAAAGACCGCATCGCGCAGATCCGGAAGCAGGGCTACGCGCACACGGAAGACGAGTACTTCGTCAGCGATATTTCGACGGCGGCCGCTATTACCAATGCGCACGGACGGGGCATCGGCGCAGTGAATATCGCGGTGGCGAGATCGCGATGGCACGCCGACCGCGACGAGCGGCGTTTTGCCGACCTGGTCATTTCGACGGCGTCGGCGATTTCGACGCGGCGTCGCGTCGAATAGTACTGGCGGGTTGTGTGCAGCTGTTGCCGCGCGTTGTGTGGCTGGAAGCGAGACGACCGTGTCGCGGTTTGCCTGGGGCGGGCATAGGCTCATAGATCCCTGCTGTATATAACGGGCAGCTGCACGACGGCGAGGAGGCGGTTCCGCATGGTTTTTCGGCAATCCCCCGAACGCAGAGTCGGTTATGCACGACCGCTGTGCGCGTATTGAGCGACGCGTTCGCTGTTTGTAATGTCCATCGGCAGGTTCTATAACAACTCTATTCCGACCGGTGCGGCAAACAGGACAAGGTATGCTCGATCCATTCGCTTCATCAGATGCGTTCACGATTGGCGTCGAACTCGAGATTCAGATCGTCAATACGCACGACTACAACCTGACGAAGGCGGCAACGGAATTGCTGAGTGGCGTGAAAGAGCACGACTTCGTCGGCGCGATCAAACCCGAGACGACCGAGGGCATGATCGAGTTAGCGACAGGGGTGTGCGGGGATTTCCAGCAGGCACGCGGTGAATTGCAGGTGCTTCGCGATACGCTGGTGGGCGCGGCCGATTTTCTGAATGTCGGCGTGTGTGGCGGCGGCACCAACTTCTTCCAGAACTGGTACGACCAGCGTTCCGATGGTCGTGAGCGCTCGGAATACCTGATGAAACTGTATGGCGCGATTTACCAGCAGTTCACGATATTTGGCCAGCACGTGCACGTGGGTTGCCCGGATCCGGATTCGGCGCTCGTGCTGTTGCATTCGCTTTCGCGCTACGTGCCGCATTTCATCGCACTGGCCGCTTCCTCACCCTATGTTCAGGCGAGCGATACGCAGTTTCAGTGCGCGCGGCTGAATTCGGTTGCTCCGTTTCCTTTATCCGGGCACGCGCCTTTCGTGACGAAGTGGTCGGAGCTGGAGCAGTACTTCGAGCGGATGAGTAACACAGGTCTCGTCAAAAGCCTGAAGGACTTCTACTGGGACATACGTCCGAGTCCGGGGTACGGCACGATCGAAGTACGCGTGATGGATACGCCGCTGCGCATCGAGTGGGCGGCTGCCATCGCGGCGTATATTCAATCGCTTTCGCGTTATCTGCTGATGGACAAACCGCTGCGCCTCAGTGAGCGGGATTACGAGGTCTATCGGACGAACCGCTTCATGGCCTGCCGGTTCGGGCTGGACGGAACCTGCGTGAATCCTGAAACGGGCGAGCGCGATACGATACGAAACCAGATTCTGGCCACGCTGAAGATGGTCGCCGATCATGCACGGTCTCTGGGCGCGGAGGAGGGCCTGGAGATGATCAGGAGCACTGTGACCGAAGGGTTGAGCGATGCCGCCTGGTTGCGTCGCATTTATAGCAGACATAACTCGTTGCATGAAGTTGGACGCCAGTTATGCCAGATCTGGCGTGGCGCGCAGAACCCGGATTTGAGGGTGACGTGAGCAGCTTTCGGGGTTCTTATTTTCGGCACTCAAACCGTTTCTATGCGCACACATAGCATGCGCAGCCCGAGCCCATGTTTAGAATTTTCAATCGTTTGTTCGGCTACAGTCGAGAAGAGCGCTCGCCAGCAGCGCCAGAGGCATCCGAAGCCGGGCTGCATCTCGACGCGGGATCTGACGAGTACATCGCGTTCGCAATAGGGCAGCACGACCTCGACGAGGCACGGAGACTTGCGACGGCGGCAGGCGCCGTCGTTCAGACCGATGACATGTTCGCGGCATCTGCACGCCGAGGATTGCCGGCCGACACATAAAGGTCGATGGCGTGATGTTACCGGGAGTCGTCGTTTGCGCCACTGTTGTCTGCCGCGATCGAACGGGATAATCACTTCCATCGCAATGTCCGGGGAGATCACAGATGTCAGTCGTCACCGCAGTCACCGCAGTCACCGCAGTCGCCGCAGCCGGGAGCGCCGCTGCTCTGGCGCATTTCACGGCGTCGTTAGCCTTCGAAACCGATTGTGCCGATGTTCACGCCGCCTATGCCCAAGGCCCCGACGCAATCGATTTCGTGTTGCTCGACGTACGCAGTCCGGCGATGTTCGCCGAAGGCCATGTGCCGGGTGCCATCAACCTGCCGCATGGGAAGATCGTCGCATCGAAACTGGCTGACTATCCGCCTGATACCCTGTTCGTGACGTATTGCGCGGGTCCGCATTGCAACGGCGCGACGCGTGGTGCGATTCGACTCGCGCAGCTTGGCCGCCCCGTGAAGGTCATGATCGGAGGCGTGACGGGATGGGTCGACGAAGGCTTCCCGCTCGCAACCTCCGAAAGCGTTTAATGCCCCGGCGCTGGGTAGAGCCGCCGGAGGCATCGGTATCGGGCCGTGGCGCAATCGCCCGTCTCCGGTAATATCGCGCCATGCAAGATCATCTCGTCGCGGCGCTCGTCTACGACCGCCTGTGCACCTTCGAATTCGGTTGCGTGACCGAACTGTTTGCGCTCGAACGCCCGGAACTCGGCGTCGAGTGGTATCGCTTTGCCGTGTGCGCCGTCGAGCCCGGTCCGATTCGCGCGGCAGGCGGCATCAGCGTGGCGGCGCCGTACACGCTCAGGATGCTCGACCGGGCGTCGACAATCGTCGTGCCCGGCTGGCGCGATCCCGACGAGTGTCCGCCCGAGCCGCTGCTGAAGAAGATCCGCGCGGCTGTCGAGCGCGGCGCGCGCGTCTGCTCGATCTGCTCGGGCGTGTTCGTGCTCGCGGCAGCAGGCGTGCTCGACGGCAAGACGGTCACGACGCACTGGCGTTACGCCGACAAGTTGCAGCAGCGCTATCCGCAACTGCGTGTGAAACCCGATGCGCTCTATGTCGATGAAGGGCAGGTGATCACGTCGGCGGGATCGGCGGCGGGGCTCGACATGCTGCTGCATCTCGTGCGGCGCGACTACGGCAGTGCGATTGCGAATCGCGTCGCGCAGCGGCTCGTCGTGCCGCCGCATCGCGAGGGCGGCCAGGCGCAGTTCGTGCCGCGTCCGATGCCGCAGGACGACAGCGGCCGGCTTGCGCGTCTGATGGACTACGTGCGCGCGAATCCCGCGCGCGAGCACACGCTGGCGTCGCTGGCCGGGCAGGCGGCGATGAGTCCGCGCACGCTGCAGCGGCAGTTCCGCGATGCGACGGGAATGGCGCCCTATGAATGGCTGATTCGCGAGCGCGTGGCGATTGCGCGGGATCTGCTCGAATCGCCCGCCGGCCTGCCGATGTCGCGCGTCGCGGAAATGGCGGGCTTCGGGTCCGAAGAGTCGTTGCGCCGGCACTTCAGGCGCATTGCGCTGACGAGTCCGGGCGCGTATCGGAAGAAGTTTGGTGCGGCTTAGCGACGCAAACGGAGGCTTTGTCATGACAACCGGTTCGAGCGACAAACGTGATGCGGAAGTCGTGCGCCTGCTCGATCAGGCGCTGCATCGCGACGCCGCCGATACCGTGATGTTCGCGCGCCTGATCGGCGCGAAGCTCGCGGGCGGTCAACTGCTGCATCTCGGCTTGACGCGCGGTGCGCTCGACGCGATGCTCTCACGTCAATTTCCGCACGCCGCGCTGCGGCACGCCGTGCCTGAACGTATCGCCGCGAGCGAGCATCAGGCGTTTGTCGATGCAATGCGCGCGACGCTGCTGCAACACGAGTCTTCGCTCGCAGCGGCGGACCTCGATGCGCAATGCCTCGCGACGATCCTTGCAACAGCATGCCTGCGTCCCGATCATTTGTGGCGCGATCTCGGCCTCGATGGACGCGACGACGTCACGGCGATCCTCACGCGCCACTATCCGCGGCTTGTCGCGCGCAACACGGACGGCATGCGCTGGAAGAAATTTCTCGCGCGCGAACTGGCGCTTGCCGAAGGCCGCGCGCCTGCCCCCGCGCCGGGCTGTCCGGGTTGCGAGGACTACGGCTTCTGCTATCCGCCGCGCTGAACCAGCCGAAGCGCGCAATCGCCTTCGCGCAAACCCCCACGGTAGAAACCCGATATTGAGCGGGACTCATACCCGGCATCAAAAACATCGCTTCATCGACGAAAAAAACGGACCGCACAATCGCGATGCCATGTCACGCATCCTGCGATGGCGTGGCGGGTCGCGCAAACCGCGTGACCGATCACAACAAGATTCGAGACCTTCGCACAGGAGACATTCGATGATGCGATCCATCAAGATGCGCGCGGCCGTGCTGGCCGCCGCTACGACTGCCGCGACCCTTTTCGCGGCGGGCAATGCGCATGCCGCCGACAGCACCGCCGCCAAACCCGGAAGCTGGTGCAGCGCGGGCAAGACCGTGCACTTCGCGGGCATTACGTGGGAGAGCGGCGCGTTCGCGACAGAAGTGCTGCGGCAGATTCTGGAGAAAGGCTACGGCTGCAAGACGGACGTCGTGCCGGGCAGCACGGCCGCGACGGAAACGGCGCTCGCGCACAACGACGTGCAGATCTGGGCCGAGCAATGGACGGGCCGCAGCGAGATCACCGCGAAGGCAGTCGAATCGGGCAGCGTGAAGCTGGTCGGCGATACGCTGCCGGGCGGTACGAAAGAGGGCTGGTTCGTGCCGGACTACGTGGTGAAGGGTGATCCCGCGCGCGGCATCAAGGCGTCGGCGCCGGGGCTGGCATCGGTGGCGGATCTGCCGAAGTACAAGAACGTCTTCAGCGACGACGAAGAGCCGAACAAGGGCCGCTTTCTTAACTGCCCGAGCGGCTGGGACTGCGAGCGCGTGAATACGCGGCTGCTGAAGGTGCTCAGGCTCGACGACTCGTACACGAACTTCCGTCCCGGCACGGGCGCGGCGCTCGATGCCGCGATCGCGTCGGCGTACACGCGCGGCGCGCCGATCCTGTTCTACTACTGGGGACCGGCGGCACTGATGGCGAAGTACAGGCTGACCGAGCTGAAGATGCCTGCGTATAACGAGGCATGCTGGCAGACGTTGCGTAACGAGAGCAGCACGCAGCAGTGCGCGTCGTCGTACAGGGTGTCGCACGTGACGGTCGGCACGTCGACGCCCTTCTACAACGCAGAGCCGCAACTGATGACGATGTTCTCGAAGGTCAGATTTCCGATGGACTTCCTGAACGCGACGATTCTCGATATGAGCGTCAAGAAACTGGACGCGCCGACGATGGCCGCGCAGTTCCTGCGCACGCACCCTGAGATGTGGAAGACGTGGGTGCCTGCGGATGTCGCGGCGAAGGTTCAAGCGGGGATTGCGAGCTGAGTTTGACTGGAGTGAGCGCGTCATGATGGCGGGGCAGTGGAAACGAAAATCCGCGGCTTCGCCGTCGTCATATAGAATGACGCGCTTTGCCCGTTCTCGCCATGTGGTTCAAGAATCTACAGCTTCACCGTCTTCCCGCTCCGTGGAAAGTGAGCGCCGAGCAAATGGAAAAGTGGCTCGCGCCGCACGCGTTCCAGCCTGCCAACAGCGTCGAGACGCAGCGGCAGGGCTGGACGTCGCCGCGCAATGACGGCTCGCTCGTCTATTCCATCAACAAGCAGATGCTGCTGACGTATCGCGCGGAGAAGAAGCTGCTGCCCGCGTCTGTCGTCACGCAGGTAACCAGGGCACGCGCGCAGGAACTCGAAGAGCAGCAGGGCTTCAAGCCTGGCCGCAAGCAGATGCGCGACCTGAAAGAGCAGGTCACCGATGAACTGCTGCCGCGCGCGTTCAGCATCCAGCGCGACACGCGCGTGTGGATCGATACCGTCAACGGCTGGCTGGTGATCGATGCTGCGTCGCAGGCGCTGGGCGACGACGTGCTTGGGTTGCTGGTCAAATCCGTCGACCGTCTGCCGATTTTTGGTTTGCGCGTCGCGCAGGCGCCTGTTGCCGCAATGACTAACTGGCTGCTTGCTGGCGAAGGCCCTGTCAATTTCACGCTGGATCAGGATACGGAGTTGCGCTCGCCGGCGGAAGGGAATGCGACCGTGCGGTACGTCGGGCATGCGCTCGAGGCCGACGATATGCGTCGGCATATCGAGGCGGGTAAGCAGTGCATGCGGCTTGCCATGACCTGGAACGATCGCGTTTCGTTCGTGCTGACGCCTTCGTTGACGATCAAGCGCGTCACTGCGCTCGATGTCATAAAAGAGGCGGGTGATCCCACCGCGCAGAATGATGATGAACAGTTTGATTCTGATTTCACTTTGA
Encoded proteins:
- a CDS encoding putative bifunctional diguanylate cyclase/phosphodiesterase produces the protein MQSTYNLGLVVVSLAVATLASFTALDLAGRISTMASARLRHLWLAGGAAAMGTGVWSMHFIGMLAFSLPIPLGYDFAITGYSLGIAMIVSYFALFQVARPKLSIQRLVTGGVLMGFGIAGMHYTGMAAMQMEPGIRYRPGLFVASIAIAIAASMAALWIAHTLRDSNQHRVLLKRIGAACVMGLAITGMHYTGMAAADFLPGSVCGAARGVNAQWLATTIVLFTFAILIVTLILSRFDARTTFLTGSVSLLNNQIVRLATYDTLTDLPNRLTLTERIERAIHASKLDGRGFSILFMDLDGFKTINDSLGHAFGDEVLKSFSHSLRQCVRNVDTVARLGGDEFVVLAENLGAPQDAEKMAEAVLERMRKGIETQSQTLQVMPSIGIALYPQDGHSVDELLKHADAAMYEAKRGGRSTYRFFEAHMNEAAMRTLKIQSALHEALSKHYFSLHFQPKFRGDSGEVAGAEALIRLNHPEIGVLAPMDFIPIAERSGQIVQIGYWVVRETCRQIRRWEASGLPTMKVAINLSPRQMTQPDLVAKTLEIVHTEGVDCSQIMFEITETVAMQDAAKTTEMIREFQNSGFEISIDDFGTGYSSLAYLQRFRVKQLKIDRFFTSGLDADGHEGSAIVQAIIALAHSLEMDVVAEGVETASQLDKLKDLQCDEMQGFLLGRPLTADAFSELLQERMTAV
- a CDS encoding helix-turn-helix domain-containing protein; its protein translation is MLANGIAYSRFDAAGLPPRQQLLAYWEQLGHIIEIVPSREQVRQPFICVNDRYDIGEFRMSDTYTDQVVIERTIARISRDTARGIGFTIFLDDQSHSAMTHATRREYIVSGGSVFATDLDQPIRLLRHACRYITLVVPRDRLAHIFADPGAIHGRMLDPNRPGTRLIVHRARTLVENFRHMLFEDARRGVADLVQLIADAFGEEAGLSGSTRAVYRALMFESARRHVRANLQEGGLSPESVIESLGLPRSTIYRLFEHEGGLGAYIRHLRLRAAADDLIRFPQVPVKDIGYSVGFKSASDFTRAFRRAYEITPQEMRLNDYQYLHPERR
- a CDS encoding DUF4148 domain-containing protein — its product is MRNASRIASILPAFVILLAGCATRGMPYAGPHLTPAECRDLAALRTNAPPTMAQHQSELAALRKAGYDPSPWYDPYYPDDLQAAQHLVDYWFQTECQHLQPG
- a CDS encoding ATP-grasp fold amidoligase family protein codes for the protein MHTLTDNRFMNASRGSFGSKPGRPDKVESGHLQAAGNPVFRRRLRDEVKALLPDIFFLSLLHRKEIGRFPNLFRPRTYNEHILKRSLAPDPRYARLSDKLAVRDYVRGVLGQAFLVPLISAPAEFTPAVFDGLPDSFVMKANHGSSFVKLVHDKSEVSFEALQHLASRWLLTNFYRNARERHYKHIAPRLFFESLLLDRSGNIPADYKVHCFRRNSERPRMYIQHISDRFGPDTRGNIYDVDWNHLDLAIGEYVRSAVPAPPPANLAALLEAAAALSEGFDYVRVDLYVPDDDIYFGELTFTPGAGVAPMFPDQMDFEWGEFFASTVRHSPTPEL
- a CDS encoding IclR family transcriptional regulator, which encodes MTDAPKVPRKRKSPATKPQAEAADPSASSLYVQSVEKAMKVLTAFDGSKRQLSLSEIASITGFDLSATQRFTFTLAALGYLFKDADSRKYELSPKLLDFTYHYLTSNELVSRATPYLQQLGSETEEATNLTVLDDTDIVFVLRIVSRNVFNAHVITGSRLPAYCTAPGLAILATLPDAEIDDILSRTNLVPYTPSTVYQPRKIKDRIAQIRKQGYAHTEDEYFVSDISTAAAITNAHGRGIGAVNIAVARSRWHADRDERRFADLVISTASAISTRRRVE
- a CDS encoding YbdK family carboxylate-amine ligase, producing MLDPFASSDAFTIGVELEIQIVNTHDYNLTKAATELLSGVKEHDFVGAIKPETTEGMIELATGVCGDFQQARGELQVLRDTLVGAADFLNVGVCGGGTNFFQNWYDQRSDGRERSEYLMKLYGAIYQQFTIFGQHVHVGCPDPDSALVLLHSLSRYVPHFIALAASSPYVQASDTQFQCARLNSVAPFPLSGHAPFVTKWSELEQYFERMSNTGLVKSLKDFYWDIRPSPGYGTIEVRVMDTPLRIEWAAAIAAYIQSLSRYLLMDKPLRLSERDYEVYRTNRFMACRFGLDGTCVNPETGERDTIRNQILATLKMVADHARSLGAEEGLEMIRSTVTEGLSDAAWLRRIYSRHNSLHEVGRQLCQIWRGAQNPDLRVT